A genomic segment from Luteolibacter ambystomatis encodes:
- a CDS encoding MotA/TolQ/ExbB proton channel family protein, translated as MTIAQTLLAGIPDNAPGGLDALRKFFSEGGFFIYPLVLASVVGVTVIVFKALSLRRSTVVPETLARKIEALDANFDHDGWRVVEGEFQRGQSVLGRLGAVTVRHSGKGQTEITHAVEAAARGEMVNLHSGIQTLDVLIAAAPLLGLLGTVSGLVSVFQGLGDSNDNIAIARGIAEALHTTIFGISIAVVALVAHAWFARRIELMTARLEGVLADLARLCAKPSNS; from the coding sequence ATGACCATCGCCCAGACCCTGCTGGCAGGGATTCCAGACAACGCACCGGGAGGGTTGGACGCCCTCCGAAAGTTTTTCAGCGAAGGCGGCTTCTTCATCTACCCGCTGGTTCTCGCCTCGGTGGTGGGGGTGACGGTGATCGTCTTCAAGGCGCTCTCGCTGCGCCGCTCGACCGTGGTGCCGGAAACGCTGGCGCGGAAGATCGAGGCGCTGGATGCGAATTTCGATCACGATGGCTGGCGTGTGGTGGAGGGGGAATTCCAGCGCGGTCAGAGCGTCCTGGGCCGTCTCGGCGCGGTGACGGTCCGCCATTCCGGCAAGGGCCAGACCGAGATCACCCACGCGGTGGAAGCCGCCGCCCGGGGTGAGATGGTGAACCTCCACTCCGGCATCCAGACGCTGGATGTGCTCATCGCCGCTGCTCCGTTGCTCGGGTTGCTCGGCACCGTCAGTGGTCTGGTATCGGTGTTCCAAGGACTCGGCGATTCGAATGACAACATTGCGATCGCCAGAGGTATTGCGGAGGCACTGCATACCACCATCTTCGGCATCTCGATCGCGGTGGTGGCGCTGGTGGCCCACGCGTGGTTCGCACGCCGCATCGAACTGATGACCGCGCGCTTGGAAGGCGTGCTGGCGGATCTGGCCCGCTTGTGCGCCAAGCCCTCGAACTCCTGA
- the mntR gene encoding transcriptional regulator MntR, giving the protein MPSRSQRTSGSVAMDDYLEQILHLIEDKGYARAVDISKNLGISQASVTNMLQRLDAEGLVKHEKYRGTVLTDEGQRIARAIIERHETLTRFLRLFGIDEETIYRDVEGMEHHVSRPTLEVIRAVADALEADAALLERVRKLCP; this is encoded by the coding sequence ATGCCTTCCCGTTCCCAACGCACCAGCGGCTCCGTCGCCATGGACGACTACCTCGAGCAGATCCTCCACCTGATCGAGGATAAGGGTTACGCGCGGGCGGTGGACATCTCGAAGAACCTCGGCATCTCCCAAGCCAGCGTGACGAACATGCTGCAGCGCCTCGATGCCGAAGGGCTGGTCAAACACGAGAAGTACCGTGGCACCGTATTGACGGACGAGGGACAGCGGATCGCCCGGGCGATCATCGAGCGCCATGAAACGCTGACCCGCTTCCTGCGGTTGTTCGGCATCGATGAGGAAACCATCTACCGTGACGTGGAGGGCATGGAGCACCACGTCTCCCGCCCGACGCTGGAGGTGATCCGCGCCGTGGCCGATGCCCTGGAGGCCGATGCGGCACTCCTCGAACGTGTCCGGAAGCTCTGCCCCTGA
- a CDS encoding M60 family metallopeptidase encodes MRFVSRLAFAAVTIGSLVTVHAEPSLEGGGRTQVIAGLDGFPFKGTSGRLILAGEKTFALAADKQGRIPAAGGFYHDDASKGRMIVFAHDGMPTDGKLLANAAAWVAGKERKAVVLSDDPSWTDRLQKAGFKTQVASSPTSLAGASLILVHGAKHLDAAPWQKAIADHLEHGGGVIVAATTWAQDENELSQLSKLTGSAGIYPAGGDSFEIENPMALDEPSALLSISKAAAAIADPKLSAGDRKLACRTLEGAIPLPQHPPALDKLLAELATKYGHLAPTVAKPYRMGRDPLSDLRLAAEIEEMKHLPVDKLFVHPSAAAFPGAGPAGTRVSRELSFPASSPAAEAFVNEAGHGTWRETGLYAEAGQAITVRIPAALAGKGLKVVIGLHEDELWRSENAEKELLRFPSICRTFDLDKPETKIGSPFGGLIRFLVDPGVNLGEAKVRVEGAVEAPVYVLGKTTPAEWSKERAKPGEWGYLATPRVTLYVQREALVAVNDPAPYAKHWDEVMRLADEWLGYAKWRLRPDCAVQDAQVGGGLHHSGYPLMLGPGDGDHLIVKADLVANGDWGIYHELGHGFQSCFHDQYTLATHAEVDVNLMPGIVYSYLHHRTAWDGPTHDTYDGPSRMKGMKEFLELPEAERSWESACEGVAAYDFQFGLAEAFGWQVWKDALSRLMGFLQKPASDTELASLNDGDKEQQKRDRLFVCLCAASKSNLTPWFNRYGLGKGNFPLGSKALAIAAKFPEWSGNRPISGIQGPPSIGANDTATYKAIDPDPGQIFEWDIVSGNPDQSFSIDKRSGELKTLKKPAAPATLLIRVQDCGVPRTEKTMQVTVKP; translated from the coding sequence GTGCGCTTTGTTTCCCGTCTTGCCTTTGCGGCCGTCACCATTGGCAGCCTTGTGACCGTTCATGCCGAGCCTTCGTTGGAAGGAGGCGGACGGACACAGGTGATTGCGGGACTCGATGGCTTTCCGTTCAAAGGCACCTCGGGCCGGCTCATTCTGGCGGGGGAAAAGACCTTCGCCCTCGCCGCCGACAAGCAAGGCCGCATTCCCGCCGCGGGCGGCTTCTATCATGACGATGCCTCGAAGGGCCGCATGATTGTGTTCGCGCATGACGGCATGCCGACCGATGGCAAGCTGCTTGCGAACGCCGCAGCCTGGGTTGCTGGAAAGGAGAGGAAAGCGGTGGTTCTGTCCGATGACCCATCATGGACCGACCGTTTGCAAAAGGCGGGATTCAAGACGCAGGTGGCGTCCTCTCCGACCTCACTGGCGGGCGCCTCCCTGATCCTCGTCCACGGCGCAAAGCACCTGGATGCCGCTCCGTGGCAAAAGGCCATCGCCGATCACCTCGAGCACGGTGGTGGAGTCATCGTAGCAGCCACGACATGGGCACAGGATGAAAATGAACTTTCCCAACTCTCCAAACTGACCGGCTCGGCGGGCATCTATCCCGCCGGTGGGGATTCCTTCGAGATCGAGAACCCGATGGCACTGGATGAGCCATCGGCGTTGCTTTCGATTTCGAAAGCGGCGGCCGCCATTGCAGATCCCAAGCTGTCCGCAGGTGATCGCAAGCTCGCCTGCCGCACCTTGGAAGGCGCCATTCCCCTACCACAGCATCCGCCCGCGCTCGACAAACTGCTGGCGGAACTCGCCACGAAATACGGCCACCTCGCGCCCACCGTGGCCAAGCCCTATCGCATGGGCCGCGATCCCCTTTCCGACCTGCGCCTGGCGGCGGAGATCGAAGAGATGAAGCACCTGCCCGTGGACAAACTCTTCGTCCACCCTTCCGCCGCGGCGTTTCCCGGTGCCGGGCCGGCGGGCACGCGTGTCAGCCGTGAACTTTCATTTCCAGCCTCATCGCCCGCCGCGGAGGCTTTCGTCAATGAGGCGGGACACGGGACATGGAGGGAAACCGGCCTCTACGCCGAGGCCGGACAAGCCATCACCGTGCGTATTCCCGCCGCGCTCGCTGGCAAGGGCCTGAAGGTCGTGATCGGACTTCATGAGGACGAACTGTGGCGCAGCGAGAACGCGGAGAAGGAACTACTACGTTTCCCGTCGATCTGCCGGACCTTCGATCTCGACAAACCGGAGACGAAGATCGGCTCCCCCTTCGGCGGACTCATCCGTTTCCTCGTCGATCCCGGAGTGAATCTGGGTGAAGCCAAGGTACGCGTCGAAGGTGCGGTCGAAGCTCCGGTTTACGTCCTCGGCAAGACCACGCCGGCCGAATGGAGCAAGGAGCGCGCGAAGCCCGGCGAGTGGGGCTATCTGGCCACGCCCCGCGTCACCCTCTACGTGCAGCGTGAGGCCTTGGTCGCGGTCAACGATCCGGCGCCCTACGCGAAACACTGGGATGAGGTGATGCGCCTTGCCGATGAATGGCTCGGCTACGCGAAGTGGCGGCTGCGGCCGGACTGCGCGGTGCAGGATGCGCAGGTGGGAGGAGGCCTTCACCATTCGGGCTATCCTCTGATGCTGGGACCGGGCGATGGCGATCATCTCATCGTGAAAGCCGATCTCGTCGCCAATGGAGACTGGGGCATCTATCACGAACTCGGCCACGGCTTCCAAAGCTGCTTCCACGACCAATACACCCTCGCCACCCACGCGGAGGTGGACGTGAACCTGATGCCGGGCATCGTCTATTCCTATCTCCATCACCGCACGGCGTGGGATGGACCGACACACGATACCTACGATGGCCCTTCGCGCATGAAAGGCATGAAGGAATTCCTCGAACTGCCGGAGGCCGAACGCTCCTGGGAAAGCGCCTGCGAAGGTGTGGCGGCGTATGACTTCCAATTCGGCCTCGCGGAGGCATTCGGCTGGCAGGTATGGAAGGATGCGTTGTCGAGGCTGATGGGATTCCTGCAGAAACCCGCGTCCGACACGGAACTCGCTTCTCTGAACGATGGCGACAAGGAGCAGCAGAAACGCGACCGATTGTTCGTGTGTCTGTGCGCCGCCTCGAAAAGCAACCTCACGCCGTGGTTCAACCGCTACGGATTGGGCAAAGGGAATTTCCCTCTCGGATCCAAGGCGCTGGCGATCGCGGCGAAATTCCCGGAATGGTCCGGAAACCGTCCCATCAGCGGGATTCAGGGACCACCCTCCATCGGTGCGAATGACACGGCCACCTATAAGGCGATCGATCCCGATCCGGGCCAGATCTTCGAATGGGACATTGTTTCCGGAAATCCGGATCAGTCGTTCTCCATCGACAAGCGTTCCGGTGAACTGAAGACGCTGAAGAAACCGGCGGCACCCGCGACCCTCCTGATCCGCGTGCAAGACTGCGGCGTGCCACGGACGGAAAAGACGATGCAGGTGACAGTGAAGCCGTAG
- the fumC gene encoding class II fumarate hydratase, producing MTRTETDSMGAIEVPADRYWGAQTQRSLKYFAIGRDVMPRPMIRALGVLKKACALVNAELGKLPEEKRDLITAAADEVVEGKLDDHFPLRVWQTGSGTQTNMNTNEVISNRAIEMAGGEMGSKKPVHPNDDVNMSQSSNDTFPSAMHIAAVEVLEHDLLPACHRFREALVAKRVEFDRIVKIGRTHLQDATPVTFGQEFSGYVVLIDRDIDRIRQTMTGLCDLAIGGTAVGTGLNSHPEFAVRAAAKIAKLTGLPFKSHPNKFAALSAHDEFVYASGALKTLAGTLMKIANDIRWLGSGPRCGLGELALPENEPGSSIMPGKVNPTQCEAMTMVAVQVMGNDAAIGFAGSQGNFELNVFNPVMIHNFLHSVELLSGTMNSFAEHCLEGLKVNRAVVDGYVANSLMLVTALNPHIGYDKAAAIAKKAHHDGISLRAAAIASGHLTAAQFDEWVVPERMTRP from the coding sequence ATGACGCGTACCGAGACCGACAGCATGGGGGCCATCGAGGTGCCCGCCGACCGCTACTGGGGGGCTCAGACCCAGCGTTCGCTGAAATACTTCGCCATCGGACGGGATGTGATGCCACGTCCGATGATCCGCGCGCTCGGAGTTTTGAAAAAAGCCTGCGCATTGGTGAATGCGGAACTCGGCAAGCTGCCGGAGGAAAAGCGCGATCTGATCACCGCTGCGGCGGATGAAGTGGTGGAGGGAAAGCTCGATGATCATTTCCCGCTGCGCGTGTGGCAGACCGGCAGCGGGACGCAGACGAACATGAACACCAACGAGGTGATCTCGAACCGCGCCATCGAGATGGCCGGTGGAGAGATGGGTTCGAAGAAGCCGGTGCATCCGAACGACGACGTGAACATGTCGCAGTCGTCAAACGATACCTTTCCGAGTGCCATGCACATTGCCGCGGTGGAGGTGCTGGAGCACGATCTTCTTCCGGCGTGCCATCGCTTCCGTGAGGCTCTGGTGGCGAAGCGCGTGGAGTTCGACCGCATCGTGAAGATCGGCCGCACCCACCTGCAGGATGCCACGCCGGTGACCTTCGGCCAGGAGTTCTCGGGCTACGTCGTCTTGATCGACCGGGACATTGATCGGATCCGGCAAACCATGACGGGACTGTGCGATCTCGCCATCGGTGGCACGGCGGTGGGTACGGGTTTGAACTCTCATCCGGAGTTCGCGGTGCGGGCGGCGGCGAAGATCGCGAAGCTCACCGGGCTTCCCTTCAAGAGCCATCCGAACAAGTTCGCCGCGCTCAGCGCGCACGACGAATTCGTCTATGCCTCCGGGGCCCTCAAGACGCTGGCGGGTACGCTGATGAAGATCGCGAATGACATCCGCTGGCTCGGCAGCGGGCCGCGCTGCGGACTCGGTGAACTGGCGCTGCCGGAAAACGAACCGGGTTCCTCGATCATGCCGGGCAAGGTGAATCCGACCCAGTGCGAGGCGATGACGATGGTGGCCGTGCAGGTGATGGGGAACGATGCCGCCATCGGTTTCGCGGGCAGCCAGGGGAACTTCGAGTTGAACGTGTTCAATCCCGTGATGATCCACAATTTCCTCCACAGCGTGGAACTGCTGTCCGGGACAATGAACAGCTTTGCCGAACATTGTCTCGAAGGCTTGAAGGTGAATCGCGCGGTGGTGGATGGCTATGTGGCGAACAGCTTGATGCTGGTGACCGCGCTCAATCCGCACATCGGCTACGACAAGGCCGCGGCCATCGCGAAGAAGGCGCATCATGATGGCATCAGCCTGCGTGCGGCCGCCATCGCCAGCGGTCATCTAACGGCAGCGCAGTTCGATGAATGGGTCGTGCCGGAACGCATGACGCGGCCGTAG
- a CDS encoding ExbD/TolR family protein produces the protein MRFQRPPKIQKTAQIVPLIDILLVLLIYFIVTTQTKKPRDVMRIELPTVHEMPSDKEMATRSVIRMDASGKVMLDSMAVPDGLLDSYLQAFMKQNPGRKLELEADKGMPIERLLGVWDALTKAGIQIKDVPARIRRPDQ, from the coding sequence GTGAGGTTCCAGCGTCCTCCCAAGATCCAGAAGACGGCGCAGATCGTGCCGTTGATCGATATCCTGCTGGTGCTGCTGATCTATTTCATCGTCACCACCCAGACCAAGAAGCCGCGCGACGTGATGCGGATCGAATTGCCGACAGTGCATGAGATGCCCTCCGACAAGGAGATGGCCACGCGTTCCGTGATCCGCATGGATGCCTCCGGAAAGGTGATGTTGGACTCGATGGCGGTGCCGGACGGCCTGCTCGATTCCTACCTCCAGGCGTTCATGAAACAGAACCCCGGCCGCAAGCTGGAATTGGAGGCGGACAAGGGCATGCCGATCGAACGCCTGCTGGGGGTTTGGGATGCGTTGACCAAGGCGGGCATCCAGATTAAGGACGTGCCCGCCCGCATCCGCCGGCCGGACCAATAA
- the def gene encoding peptide deformylase: MILPIVQYGHPILRQRCKPVTEIDDSLQQLVGDMLETMVDANGVGLAAPQVGVDLRLAVVDVSHDPECISYLRVNGEDADLDSIMPLIFINPELEFGEEKESGPEGCLSIRGIRSEVRRPLDVKATLPQLDGSTLVVETDGLLARAIQHETDHLNGVLFTDRLPAAIKVAMRNRLKKLAQEFGES; this comes from the coding sequence ATGATCCTCCCCATCGTCCAATACGGCCATCCGATCCTCCGCCAGCGTTGCAAGCCCGTCACGGAGATTGATGACTCGCTGCAGCAACTGGTGGGCGACATGCTGGAGACGATGGTGGACGCGAATGGCGTGGGCCTCGCCGCCCCGCAGGTGGGCGTGGATCTGCGTCTGGCCGTGGTCGATGTCTCCCACGATCCCGAGTGCATTTCCTACCTGCGCGTGAATGGCGAGGATGCGGATCTCGACTCGATCATGCCGCTGATCTTCATCAATCCGGAGTTGGAATTCGGCGAGGAAAAGGAATCCGGACCGGAGGGCTGCCTGAGCATCCGCGGCATCCGGTCCGAGGTGCGGCGTCCGCTGGACGTCAAGGCTACCCTCCCTCAACTCGATGGCTCCACGCTGGTGGTCGAGACGGACGGCTTGCTGGCCCGTGCGATCCAGCACGAGACCGATCACCTCAATGGCGTGCTATTCACCGATCGTCTGCCCGCCGCCATCAAGGTGGCGATGCGTAACCGATTGAAAAAGCTCGCTCAAGAATTTGGGGAAAGTTGA
- a CDS encoding MFS transporter, with translation MQESFAQSDEAAAVATATERPVHNTVFALLFAISFSHMLNDTIQALLPSIYPILTTSYGLNFTQLGLITFTFQLTASLLQPVVGFLTDRKPMPYSLPVGMGLTLAGLISLSHASSFPMILASAAMVGSGSAIFHPEASRIAHMAAGKRRGLAQSLFQVGGNMGSSFGPLLAALIIVPHGQGSIAWFSVVALLGVVVLYQVGRWQAGNLHRIQRRPKRTEAITKDQPSRRTVVTALLVLVVLTFSKYVYLSSLTSYYTFYLMDRFHVSVQSAQYHLFLLLFAVAAGTILGGPVGDRFGRKRVIWGSILGVAPFSLWLPHAGLGMTAVLSVIIGLILASAFSAILVYAQELLPGKVGMIAGLFFGLAFGIAGIGAAVLGKIADHTGINHVFQICAYLPLLGLLTVFLPDVETKEK, from the coding sequence ATGCAAGAGTCCTTCGCTCAATCCGACGAAGCGGCAGCCGTCGCCACGGCTACAGAACGTCCGGTGCACAACACGGTCTTCGCGCTGTTGTTCGCCATCAGCTTCTCGCACATGCTGAATGACACCATCCAGGCGCTGCTTCCGTCCATCTATCCCATCCTTACCACCTCCTACGGGCTGAACTTCACCCAGCTCGGCCTCATCACCTTCACCTTCCAGCTCACCGCCTCGCTGCTGCAACCGGTGGTCGGTTTCCTCACCGATCGCAAGCCGATGCCCTACTCGCTGCCGGTTGGCATGGGGCTGACGCTCGCCGGGCTGATCTCGCTGTCACACGCATCCAGCTTCCCGATGATCCTCGCCTCGGCCGCGATGGTCGGCAGCGGTTCCGCGATCTTCCACCCGGAGGCCTCGCGCATCGCGCACATGGCGGCGGGCAAGCGCCGCGGTCTCGCCCAATCGCTGTTCCAGGTAGGTGGCAACATGGGCAGCTCTTTCGGCCCGCTGTTGGCCGCGCTGATCATCGTGCCACACGGCCAAGGCTCCATCGCGTGGTTCTCCGTCGTCGCGCTGCTGGGCGTGGTGGTGCTCTATCAGGTAGGCCGCTGGCAGGCGGGAAACCTGCACCGCATCCAGCGCAGGCCGAAACGCACCGAAGCCATTACCAAAGATCAGCCTTCGCGCCGCACAGTGGTAACCGCGCTGCTGGTGCTGGTGGTGCTGACGTTCTCGAAGTACGTGTACCTGTCCTCGCTGACGAGCTACTACACCTTCTACCTGATGGACCGCTTCCACGTGTCCGTGCAAAGCGCGCAGTATCACCTGTTCCTGCTGCTGTTCGCGGTGGCGGCCGGCACCATCCTCGGCGGACCGGTGGGCGACCGCTTCGGGCGAAAGCGCGTGATCTGGGGCTCGATCCTCGGCGTGGCTCCGTTCTCGCTGTGGCTGCCGCACGCCGGTCTCGGCATGACGGCGGTGCTCAGCGTGATCATCGGCTTGATCCTGGCCTCGGCGTTCTCCGCCATCCTCGTCTACGCGCAGGAACTGCTGCCGGGCAAGGTGGGTATGATCGCCGGACTGTTCTTCGGACTGGCCTTCGGCATCGCGGGTATCGGCGCGGCGGTGCTCGGCAAGATCGCGGACCACACCGGCATCAACCACGTCTTCCAAATCTGCGCCTACCTGCCGCTGCTGGGCCTGCTGACAGTGTTCCTGCCGGACGTGGAGACGAAGGAGAAGTAA